Within Runella rosea, the genomic segment GTTAGTATTGGAGCTAACTGATGAGCTAAACCCATATACACCATAGGCGTTTGAGCCGCTCCCGTATCCATCGGCAATGCCCTTTACACCATAGGCATTGGTCTTAGAGGCTGAAAAACCCGTAACCCCAGTAGTTTGACCTGCATCATCAGAAGATGACAGACTGGTATGATAATCGGAAATACCAACCACTGCCGTGGTATTGGTTCCGTTGGTAGGAGCTGCTACGGCTTTAATTCCCATTCTTTCTGACAAAGTGTAGTAATCTCCGTAAACATATTGTGCAGGTCCTGAGCCAGTTACCCACAACTGAGCCTTGGTAATGGTAGGATCGGCAATTGGGTCAAAGTTATATTTGTCTTTTGTTGTATAATTGATACCCACCGCTCCGTCAGTGTTCATCACCATTCTATTTCTATTGGCATTGGTTCCCAACCTAAATTGATTGATACCATACAGACTTAAATTGCCCGCATAGCTATCAAGATACATACCCGCATTTATTTCTGGATAACTGCCCAATACTCCTGAAATTGAACCGGTGTTTTGCCAATTGGACGCGCTGCTTACCCCTGTTCTGAAGACCATTGCGGTTCGTGTATTGGTAGTTGTACCATAGTTTCCCCACACATCGCCACCGCTGCCTTTAACATTGACACGACCATTGCCCGGTTCAATTAAAACTTGAGCAAAACCATTGGTCACCACCAGTATTGTACAGATTGTTATGATACGTCTTTTCATTTTAGGTAGCTTAAAATAATTATTGCTGTTGTAAATTGATGATAATTGATTTATTGAAGTGTTTTCGCGAAAAAACTCGCTGCTTTCTTGGCTTTACGCATCTCAGACGCTCGGCGTCGACTTATCTCAAACTTCTGCCCAGTGTTCAATTGGGCGTAACGTGAATACCCTTTTAGATGCATTTTGTCCAGATAAGTTGTATTCACGGCGTGTGTTTTACTAAGCCGCAGAAACAAAGTTTCGGGCAAAAGCGTAAGCAGAGACGCAATGTTTTTGGACAGTAATAACCGTTGTCCGTTGGTAAAAACAACACTGGTATAATTGCTGTCGCCTTGAAGGTAGAGGATGCTATCTACCTCAATGGGTGTTCGGAGTGGTAGTTGATGATACATAGTCATTTTTTGAACGTTGTCCCATGGTCTGCCTTAAACCCTTCATTGAGTTGGATACTTTTGGCTTGGTAGGTTAGATTGATGCGCCAAACCTACTCACTTCCTTACACCTCTTCCACCACCTACCTGCGAGTGGTGTATTTTAAAGGGTGAGCAGCCAGAAATACCGGGTCATTGACTAAACGGTCTACCATTATCATTTTTGTTAGTTTTGCCCCAACCCGTTCAATTCTCCCGTTCGCCCATTATTTCGGGCTGTTAGCGGATAATCTCAACGTTTATTTCAACATTATTCCTATCATTGAGGATGGCTTACCATCTACTCGTCATCAGTGGGGGCATCCTTTATGATAGAGAATTACCCGTATGAAACATAAAACAGTCCCTAGGCTTTGTCGATGGACCTTGATATTCTTTTTTTTTGCAAATATCACCCATGCGCAGTTTCCCGCATGGGAAAGCCCTGCGGCGAGGGTATTCCGTTTAAACAATGTAGATTCCATCACACAGCCCGTTTTCATTGGACATTTTATGGCCTTTTGGAAAAAATCCCCGACCCAAAAAACAGTGTTTGAAGCCATAAAATATGCTCCTTTTGTAAACACCAATACTCAACAATTTGCCATTGACAGCCTGAAAGACATCGCTTTTATTCGATTCTCCATTCAAAATACACACCCAAAAGATACTTTAAAGATGATGTTGGAGGTTGACGGTCAAAACCATTTCTATTTGAAGTTCGAATCATTTACGGGCGATTGGCAACCTACTCAAAACGCCCCTCTGCACGAGGTACCATTGCAAAAATTCATGTACGAAAAATTTGCATTTCCCTTGTCGCTGCCACCCAACACGGGGCACATCTACTGGCTGAATCATGATGATTCATTGTTTCCGATTGATTTCATCCCAACCCTCATCAGTGCCCCAGCCATTGTAAAATCACAAAATGAACAAATGTATGCACAACGATTCAATTTGGGCTTTTTATGGTTTGTGTTGGGTGTGAGTGTATTTCTTTCCGTATTCGGGTACATCATGTTTTTTTTAAACAAACAAGCTATTTACTTATGGTGGGGCTGTTATTTAAGTTGCAATGCCCTTTTTTTTCTCATGATGTCTGACTACCTCTTTGTTTTTCCGCAATTGCCTTTTATCGGTTTGATCATACCCGTACAACACCTCATTTTGCTTTGCTATGTTCTTTTTTTCAGTACCTTTTTTAATTTCAAAACCAATGCTCCTTTTTTACACAAAGCCACCGTTGGTCTTTGTTTTTGCATTGTTTTTTTGTTGGTCGTCACCGTTGTGTTGGTACGGCTTTTTCCAGAAACCTGGTCCGATTTTATCGACGACCGATTGTTCTTTATTGTTCAATTTTGGTTTCTGGCGGTTTTGATCAGCAGTTTTTTTCTGAAAATCCCCCAAAAATCATACATTGTCTGCGGCTCAATTTGTTTAATCGTTTTTTCCATTTGGGCGGTCTGTATTGATACTTTCGGACAGACCGATTATGACTCCCTTCTGACTACACCAGCCTGCATTTACGGCATAGGTTTTCTCTTCGAACTTTTATTTTTATCGCTGGCACTCAGTGAGCGGGCAAAATTTGAACAGAAGGATAAGCTGGATATAAAAAGAAAAATGGAAGAAGAGCGCATTCATTTTCATCATCAGATTGCACAAACCGAAATTGTCGCCCTACGGGCGCAGATGAACCCG encodes:
- a CDS encoding LytR/AlgR family response regulator transcription factor; its protein translation is MYHQLPLRTPIEVDSILYLQGDSNYTSVVFTNGQRLLLSKNIASLLTLLPETLFLRLSKTHAVNTTYLDKMHLKGYSRYAQLNTGQKFEISRRRASEMRKAKKAASFFAKTLQ
- a CDS encoding 3-coathanger stack domain-containing protein, which gives rise to MNLTYQAKSIQLNEGFKADHGTTFKK
- a CDS encoding histidine kinase translates to MKHKTVPRLCRWTLIFFFFANITHAQFPAWESPAARVFRLNNVDSITQPVFIGHFMAFWKKSPTQKTVFEAIKYAPFVNTNTQQFAIDSLKDIAFIRFSIQNTHPKDTLKMMLEVDGQNHFYLKFESFTGDWQPTQNAPLHEVPLQKFMYEKFAFPLSLPPNTGHIYWLNHDDSLFPIDFIPTLISAPAIVKSQNEQMYAQRFNLGFLWFVLGVSVFLSVFGYIMFFLNKQAIYLWWGCYLSCNALFFLMMSDYLFVFPQLPFIGLIIPVQHLILLCYVLFFSTFFNFKTNAPFLHKATVGLCFCIVFLLVVTVVLVRLFPETWSDFIDDRLFFIVQFWFLAVLISSFFLKIPQKSYIVCGSICLIVFSIWAVCIDTFGQTDYDSLLTTPACIYGIGFLFELLFLSLALSERAKFEQKDKLDIKRKMEEERIHFHHQIAQTEIVALRAQMNPHFIFNCLNSIQLYTIQNNTEKATEYLTKFSRLIRLVLENSRSEKVTLENELETLRLYLDMETMRFRGKVKYKIYFEATIDQTYIQIPPLLVQPFVENAIWHGLMHKDEGGTVRIEVTQPNPHLLRIDISDDGIGRQKAAEFKSKSATQNKSFGMKVTAERIALINQLYNTNNQVEIIDLINRRNEVVGTKVTVKIPI